From the genome of Leptospira saintgironsiae, one region includes:
- a CDS encoding ATP-binding response regulator gives MIHRLNLHNPILIVEDQRETRDLIARLAKSFGVDADTASDGKIACEMAELKEYSLFLVDLEMPVMNGFDFIKTIKEKKPESLFIVISGNDVPEIIIKVMKLGIFDYIIKPIDRDRLYQILERISEFIRLKESERILTQENEERLKAQLNWILYKQSWLTDLEKNIDLSKSTLNNLKQSFFSGGGFGAIVSIVEILQATAKKEETSYNFSSDVVELLFENIHYTKKGLRSLEKSLEILNKNFLNSFQKTNSGQIHDLLEKSRLKLESSNKQYSKKKNVLIPQISLPTNGYDIDADPNSLSRIFTELLINALKYSSNNSVINIYISASGGYLNINLKNEFDPQSIPGIPKNKELLVKQPFYRLAGFVDENLEEEEYFTGLGLTIVDFVIKKHGGIFSIHNVIDHSLGEKPVEVVLATVSLPIVD, from the coding sequence ATGATACATAGATTAAACCTACATAATCCAATTTTAATTGTAGAAGACCAGAGAGAAACCAGAGATCTTATCGCAAGATTAGCCAAAAGTTTCGGCGTAGACGCGGATACCGCCTCGGACGGAAAAATCGCCTGCGAAATGGCAGAGTTAAAAGAATATTCCCTATTTTTGGTGGATCTAGAAATGCCCGTCATGAACGGGTTCGATTTTATCAAAACGATAAAAGAAAAAAAGCCTGAGTCACTTTTTATTGTAATTTCTGGTAATGACGTGCCGGAGATCATCATCAAGGTAATGAAATTAGGTATATTCGATTATATTATCAAACCGATAGACAGAGATAGATTATACCAAATCCTGGAAAGGATTTCTGAATTTATACGTTTAAAAGAAAGTGAAAGAATTCTGACGCAGGAAAATGAAGAACGTCTTAAGGCTCAACTTAATTGGATCTTATACAAACAATCCTGGCTTACTGATCTAGAAAAGAATATAGATCTTTCCAAGAGTACACTCAATAATCTAAAACAAAGTTTTTTTAGCGGAGGAGGTTTTGGAGCAATTGTAAGTATTGTAGAAATACTTCAAGCAACCGCTAAAAAGGAAGAAACATCTTATAATTTCTCTTCTGATGTAGTCGAATTACTTTTTGAAAATATTCATTACACCAAAAAAGGACTTCGTTCTCTCGAAAAAAGTTTAGAGATACTCAACAAAAATTTCCTAAATTCTTTCCAAAAAACAAATAGCGGACAGATTCATGATCTATTAGAAAAATCCAGACTAAAATTAGAAAGTTCTAATAAACAATATAGCAAAAAGAAGAATGTACTAATCCCCCAGATTTCCCTTCCTACTAACGGATACGATATAGATGCTGATCCAAATTCGCTCAGCAGAATATTTACAGAACTATTGATCAATGCTTTGAAATATTCTTCTAATAATTCAGTCATAAACATATACATCTCCGCTTCAGGAGGGTATTTGAATATCAACCTGAAAAATGAATTTGATCCGCAATCAATCCCGGGCATTCCTAAAAATAAGGAGTTATTGGTTAAACAACCATTCTATAGACTCGCAGGTTTTGTGGATGAAAATTTAGAAGAAGAGGAATATTTTACCGGTTTAGGATTGACGATTGTGGACTTCGTAATAAAAAAACACGGCGGGATTTTCTCAATACATAATGTTATCGATCATTCTCTTGGGGAAAAACCTGTAGAAGTGGTACTCGCCACAGTTTCTTTGCCTATCGTAGATTGA
- a CDS encoding HEAT repeat domain-containing protein produces MMFMKFKVYSIFIMLKFISIFMILGTMLICFTLGCFGPPRPDLLPEVQEEEIPSLEQVASDLKSQNPRTRAQAILELASRNERKFIPIAREWMRSSEEITKGPAILALGIWKDRSSLPEILNFLDPKSGIDVATVLESIARMEDPQAGNRIANLLNQEDSNIRLLAVDTLVRINARQSGNIILASARSNKNPDKAKTFAMALGKLNIPEAEDYLIDLSLHSEPGPTLAAVYLALGKIRSKKSIPLLVKAIQADFDKGRENSTIALIDIKDPKILPLVLPVIENQDKEIRYRAADVLIGVPDPGFTTRILEVLVKGKALAKAPAAHVLGRIKFSKAREEIEKALLDPNIPDREIIAQSLGYLGDKRSIPVLVKVLKEDQTEARYGAVWALGAIGSEDGLPYVEEACKSKDQKLAKIASESLGMIASPKSLSLLDKKTEDFPDLAPITLAAITSIPGEESRKILEKYAESENINLHQVAVSQLGAKKDPASVPILIRLLQEDSRSRNRKLLIAALKSVTGLKFASKNEWINWYILNFSKKHP; encoded by the coding sequence ATAATGTTTATGAAATTCAAAGTATATTCTATTTTTATAATGTTAAAATTCATTTCAATATTTATGATACTCGGCACTATGCTCATTTGTTTTACTTTAGGATGTTTTGGTCCTCCTCGCCCTGACCTTCTACCCGAAGTCCAAGAAGAAGAAATTCCTAGCCTAGAACAAGTTGCCTCTGATCTAAAAAGCCAGAATCCAAGAACAAGGGCCCAAGCAATTTTAGAATTGGCCTCCAGAAACGAAAGAAAATTCATCCCTATCGCTCGTGAATGGATGAGATCTTCGGAAGAAATTACAAAAGGCCCGGCAATCTTAGCTTTAGGGATTTGGAAAGATAGATCTTCTCTTCCTGAAATTCTAAACTTTTTAGATCCTAAATCGGGAATTGATGTGGCTACGGTTTTGGAATCCATAGCAAGAATGGAAGATCCTCAGGCAGGAAACCGTATAGCAAATCTGCTAAACCAAGAAGATTCGAATATTCGATTATTAGCTGTAGATACTTTGGTCCGAATCAATGCGAGACAATCAGGAAATATCATTTTAGCTTCCGCTAGATCAAACAAAAATCCCGATAAGGCCAAAACATTCGCAATGGCATTAGGAAAATTGAATATTCCAGAAGCCGAGGATTATCTTATAGATCTATCTTTACATTCTGAACCAGGACCCACTTTGGCTGCCGTTTACTTGGCCCTTGGAAAGATCAGAAGTAAAAAATCTATTCCACTTTTAGTAAAAGCAATACAGGCAGATTTTGATAAAGGAAGAGAAAATTCCACCATTGCACTTATAGATATCAAAGATCCTAAAATTTTACCTTTGGTTCTCCCTGTTATAGAGAACCAAGATAAAGAGATCCGATACAGAGCAGCGGATGTTCTAATTGGAGTTCCTGATCCTGGGTTCACTACTCGAATTTTAGAAGTTTTGGTTAAGGGAAAAGCTTTAGCAAAGGCTCCGGCAGCCCATGTTTTAGGTCGTATCAAATTTTCAAAAGCGAGAGAAGAGATAGAAAAAGCATTATTAGATCCTAATATTCCAGATAGAGAGATCATTGCTCAGTCCTTAGGATACTTAGGCGATAAAAGAAGTATCCCAGTACTTGTTAAAGTATTAAAAGAAGACCAAACAGAGGCAAGATACGGAGCAGTTTGGGCATTAGGAGCAATCGGCTCAGAAGATGGCCTTCCGTATGTAGAAGAAGCTTGCAAATCTAAAGATCAGAAATTGGCAAAGATTGCTTCCGAAAGTTTGGGGATGATCGCTTCTCCTAAATCTCTTTCTCTTTTAGATAAAAAAACAGAAGATTTTCCTGATTTGGCCCCTATCACTCTCGCTGCAATCACTTCAATTCCGGGAGAAGAGTCCCGTAAAATTTTGGAAAAATATGCGGAGAGTGAGAATATCAATCTTCACCAGGTTGCAGTTTCTCAATTAGGAGCTAAAAAAGATCCTGCAAGTGTGCCGATCTTAATTCGATTGCTACAAGAAGATTCAAGATCTCGAAATAGAAAGTTGCTGATTGCAGCATTAAAATCGGTTACCGGATTGAAATTCGCTTCAAAGAACGAATGGATCAATTGGTACATCCTAAATTTTTCTAAAAAACATCCGTAA
- a CDS encoding DUF1304 domain-containing protein, translating to MILAARILATIVGLLHVWIFIMESVLWMRPRIHRRFGVTDTKLAEAMKGVFLNQGFYNLFLAIGALYGAIFFEIHPGFAPAILAFSCLSVFGAGLVLLVSRPAMARAAIIQGLPPLIAVILYFISCNGQN from the coding sequence ATGATATTAGCAGCAAGAATTTTAGCGACTATCGTCGGCTTATTGCATGTTTGGATCTTCATCATGGAAAGTGTATTATGGATGCGCCCTCGTATTCACAGAAGATTCGGAGTCACGGATACAAAATTAGCAGAAGCGATGAAGGGTGTCTTTTTGAACCAAGGTTTCTATAATTTATTCCTCGCGATCGGTGCATTATATGGTGCGATCTTTTTCGAGATACATCCAGGTTTTGCTCCGGCAATCTTAGCATTCTCTTGTCTTTCCGTTTTTGGAGCAGGGCTTGTATTATTAGTTTCTAGACCAGCGATGGCAAGAGCCGCAATCATCCAAGGACTTCCTCCTTTGATTGCAGTTATTCTATATTTCATTTCCTGTAACGGACAAAATTAG